TTCAACGATTTCACCTTTGCCGCATTTAGGGCATTTCACGCCGGTGGATTTTACAATCGGTTTGGTATTTTTACACTCCGGATAATTAGTGCATGCCAAAAACTTGCCAAAGCGCCCGGTTTTTACCGCCATTGGATTATCGCATTTTTCACATTTTTCGTCACTGACTTTTTGCTCTTCGGGTTCGCCGTTGCTGCCCAAGTTTTTCGTATTCTTACACTCCGGATAATTAGTGCATGCCAAAAACTTGCCAAAGCGCCCCATTTTAATGACCATATCACTGCCACACTTCTCGCACTTCTCTTCACTTTTTTCTTCGGTCAGTTTTTTCTTATCTAACTCCTCTTCTTTTTGCATAAGATTTTCATTAAATTTATTATAGAACGCCGTAATGGTTGGTACCCATTGTTTATGACCTAAGGCAATTTCGTCTAAGTCGTCTTCTAGGTTGGCAGTAAATTGGTAGTCTACGATTTCAGGGAAATGTTCAACTAAAACATCGTTGACTAGCTTAGCCACATCTGACGGCTCTAATTTTTTATCTTGGTTTTTCGTTACATAACCTCGCGTAATAATTGTTGAAATTGTCGGGGCGTAAGTTGATGGTCGCCCGATTCCATTTTCTTCCAGCGCTTTAATCAACGTGGCCTCACTGTAGCGAGCCGGCGGTTCGGTAAAATGCTGCAAGCTTTCTAGTTTCAAAATTTCAATTTCTTGTCCCTTTTCTAGCGGCGGTAAAATTTCGTCTTTAGTGTTAGTTGGGTAAACTTCTAAAAATCCTTTAAAGGTTAGAATTGAACCTTTGACCGTAAAGGTGTAAGGCGTGTTTTCTGGCGTGATTTCAACGGTGGTGTTATCACTTTTGGCATTGGCCATTTGCGAAGCTACCGCCCGCTGCCAAATAAGCTGGTATAGCTTGAATTGCTTAGGATCCAAATATTGCTTGATTGAATTTGGCGTGCGCGCAGCTTCAGTTGGACGGACCGCCTCATGAGCTTCTTGGGCGTTTTTAGATTTACTTTTGTAAGCTCGCTTTTCGTAATAGTCATCGCCGTATGAGCTTTTAATATGCGCGGCGGCATCATTTAAAAATTTATCTGCTAAATTAACTGAATCGGTTCTCATATAGGTAATCAAACCAGTATTACCTTCTGGTCCTAAATTTACGCCTTCATATAATTGTTGGGCTACGCGCATAGTGTCACGCGCCGACATGCTTAAACGGCGGTGAGATTCCTGTTGCATGGTAGAGGTCGTAAAAGGAGCAAGTGGCTTGCGGACGCCTTCTTTTTTGGTGATGTCAGTAATGGTGAATTTTTTTCCAGTTACCTCATCCACAATCTTTTTGGCGTCGGCTTCAGTTTTAATTGCTAGTTTTTCAAGCACTTTGCCATCTCGTTTGTGCAGTTTAATTTTAAAATCTTCCGGATCATCTTTAATTTTAGCCAGGCTTTCAATTGTCCAATACTCTTGTGGCTTGAAAGCTTCTATTTCGCGTTCTCGTTCAACGATTAATCTAACCGCGACTGACTGTACCCGGCCAGCCGATAAACCGCGGGCGATTTTTTTCCAAAGGAGCGGTGAAAGTTTGTAGCCGACTAGGCGGTCAAGCACGCGGCGAGCCTGTTGAGCATCAACTAGGCGTTGGTCTAATCCGCGCGGGTTTTCCAAGGCTTCCAAGATTGCGTCTTTAGTAATTTCATGAAAAACAATGCGCTGCGCCTTTTTCGGATCAATTTTTAAAATGTGGGCTAAATGCCAAGAAATCGCTTCACCTTCGCGGTCTTCGTCTGTGGCAAATAAAATATTGTCAGCTTTTTTGGCTAACTTTTTTAACTCTTCAATCGTTTTTTTGGCCTTGTCCGGAATAACATAGTGCGGCTCAAAATTATGCTCAACATCCACGCCTAATTTACTTTTAGGCAAATCGCGAATGTGACCTTTGGACGAGGCGACTTTGTAATCCTTGGATAAAAATTTGCTAATCGTTTTAACCTTGGTGGGGCTTTCAACGATGACTAGTTTACTCATGGTTTGACGTATAGCCTTTTAATTCCAATGTGGAAATGGTGGCATGAACGACAGCTGGATCTAATTTAGTAGTATCTATAATGGTGTCAACTGTCATGCCCTGCTGAATCAACAGTTCGTAAATTTGTTTTTCGCTCTCACTTGAAAAAGCAATGGGTATATTAGTACTCGATATTTTATTTTCTGTCAAATTTAGAGCGTTTAGTATGTCGTTTGCATTGGTCACAATTGTCGCGCCATCTTTAATTAATTTATTAGTGCCGTGGCTTTGTAGGCTTGTAATATTGCCAGGTACACTTAAAACTTCCCGGCCTTGGTCAAGCGCGCATTCGGCAGTGACTAAAGCACCTGACTTAGCCCCCGCCTCAACTATTAATGTGGCGCTGCAAAGCCCTGAGATAATGCGGTTGCGAATTGGGAAGGTTTGTTTATTGGCGTGCATTTCAGGTTCAAATTCAGATAAGATTAAACCGCCACTATTTATTATATCTTGAGCGATGCCTTGGTTATGTATCGGAAAAATTTTGTTTAATCCTGAACCCAATACGGCGATTGTGGCTAAATTAGTATCCAGCGCGGCTTGGTGGGCGATAGCGTCAATGCCTAAGGCCAAACCTGAAACGATAGTTATGTTATAGGGTGCTAAATCTTTGATCAGTTCCTGGGTTATGTTTTTGCCATAATTGCTGGCTTTGCGCGGACCAACTACCGCTAGACAGAGCTTTGACACGCACTCAAGCTTGCCTTTGTAATAGAGTAGCATCGGTGGGTCATAGATGCCTTGCAACAATGAAGGAAATTCAGGATTTTTTTGGGTTAAAACATTCAGTTCATCTTTTTTTAAGTTTTCCAAAAGTTCGGCCGGGTTTACGTTTTTTCTTTCGCTAACTATTTTGGCGGCTACTTTGTCTGAAAATCCGGCTTGCCTAAGTTGGCTTAGATTTGCGTTCCAGGCTGTTTCAAGCGTCGGGAAATAGTTGAACAATGCTTTGAATCGAGTCGGCCCAACCGACCAAAGAGCATTAAAGCCAAGCCAATATTGCAGTTCGTTATCTTTCATTTAGCTAATTTTACTTATAAAAAATCACACACTACGTTGCGCCGTGTGTGTGATCAGTTGTAGTATAGCAAGGGTTGACAAACTTGTCTAGCTATGATATTGTGCTTTATCAACCTAATTTTGGTTGGTCTTCAGTTTTCTGCTAGCCAGAGTCACCGACAGAACCCCTCCTTTCTGAAAGTGACACTGAGGACAAGGTGACGAATTCTTGTAATTTGCCGCCTTGCGCTGGTTGGCAGTAAGTTGAAGGGTTCCCGCTGCGGCGGGATTTTTGTTTTGAGTAATGTTGATAAGTAATTTCGATTATAGCTGAATTTTAGTTATAATGATTGAAGTGTTAAAAAAACATACAGTTAAAGATATAATGACGAGCAAGGTGATAACAGTATCACCAGGTGATCCCATTTTAGATGTGGCAAAAATAATTATTGATCATAATTTCAATGGCGTACCTGTAGTAGATGAAAATAATAAACTATTAGGAGTCATTACTGAATATGATTTAATTAGCAAAGAAACAGGCATACATCTGCCTACTTTTCAGACAATTTTAAAAAATTTAGCCGTTTATAAAAAAGACAAATCACGTTTTAAAAAGGAAGTTGCTCAAATTGTGTCTTTGACCGCAGAAAAAGTAATGAATCCAAAGCCGCTAACATTAAGCGTCAATACTAGCTTCCAAGACGTTGTTAAGGCTTTTCAAGATCATCATAAAGTCAACCCGATACCAGTGGTTGAAAAAAATAATAAATTAGCCGGCATAGTCAGCCGGTATGATGTCTTAAAATCATTATCATTATTAAAATAAAAACCTATGCCACAAGCACTTAAGCCACAATCGAAGAAGCAGGTAAATCAAAACAAAATAGATGCCACTCAAGCGGCTCTTTCAGCCATGAAAGATGAATATGCTTTGGTTGGAAAATCTCATATTCGCAGTTGGCATTTATGGTTGTTGTTTGGCTTATTAGTTGGTTCAGCGATAACCGCCTTTGCGGTGGCAAATCGGAGCGGAGAGCTTGAAGGCGCTAGCGCCGCTAGCAAGGGAAGGAATATCAAAGACTTGGGTGAATTCATTGCTGTTGAATCAGTTGATCCTAGTGGTCCAACCGTAACTTTGATTAGCCCCGAAGTAGGTTCCGGATCATTGGAGTCACAAGGGACAGCCCTCATCCAAGCCAGTGCAACTGGTGGAGTTGGTGATAATGTGGTGGAAATTTTTGCTAGATATGAAACCGGTGGCGGCAATTGGGTTAGAGTGGCTGGGTGTAGAGGAAATTATTGTGAATTTGCATATAAAGTCGAAGAGTTGCCTTCAGGGGGGTATTTATTAGGAGCCCGCGCTACAGACAGCGAAGGTAATCAAGATACTGATGTTTTATATATGCTATTAGAGCGTAGCAGATTAGTTGTTCGAGCGTCTGAACTCACTGCTGAGGCCAGCAATACTCCAGAAGAAGGGATTTTACTGTCCGGCACTACCGGGATTACGGTCAATACGATTAGGTTAAGTGCTAAAAGCGATGACATCGTATTAAAGAGCTTAAACGTGTCGGTTGTTCCAGGTGATTTAGTCGGTACCATGGACGGGGATTATAAAGATGTTAGTAACGTAGCGTTATATAATGGGGCAAGCAAGGTCGGGGAATCTAATATCACTTCCACAAACGTGGCTAGTTTTACTTTTTCATCCAATCCGTCTGATCCAAATTATGTCAAAGTACCTAAAGACGGCAGCGTGGTTTTGACAGTAAAAATTAATACTAGTCAAATTACGACGCAGGGCACCGATAATCCAGGCACCCCAAA
This DNA window, taken from Candidatus Buchananbacteria bacterium CG10_big_fil_rev_8_21_14_0_10_42_9, encodes the following:
- the dprA gene encoding DNA-protecting protein DprA, encoding MKDNELQYWLGFNALWSVGPTRFKALFNYFPTLETAWNANLSQLRQAGFSDKVAAKIVSERKNVNPAELLENLKKDELNVLTQKNPEFPSLLQGIYDPPMLLYYKGKLECVSKLCLAVVGPRKASNYGKNITQELIKDLAPYNITIVSGLALGIDAIAHQAALDTNLATIAVLGSGLNKIFPIHNQGIAQDIINSGGLILSEFEPEMHANKQTFPIRNRIISGLCSATLIVEAGAKSGALVTAECALDQGREVLSVPGNITSLQSHGTNKLIKDGATIVTNANDILNALNLTENKISSTNIPIAFSSESEKQIYELLIQQGMTVDTIIDTTKLDPAVVHATISTLELKGYTSNHE
- a CDS encoding type I DNA topoisomerase, whose translation is MSKLVIVESPTKVKTISKFLSKDYKVASSKGHIRDLPKSKLGVDVEHNFEPHYVIPDKAKKTIEELKKLAKKADNILFATDEDREGEAISWHLAHILKIDPKKAQRIVFHEITKDAILEALENPRGLDQRLVDAQQARRVLDRLVGYKLSPLLWKKIARGLSAGRVQSVAVRLIVEREREIEAFKPQEYWTIESLAKIKDDPEDFKIKLHKRDGKVLEKLAIKTEADAKKIVDEVTGKKFTITDITKKEGVRKPLAPFTTSTMQQESHRRLSMSARDTMRVAQQLYEGVNLGPEGNTGLITYMRTDSVNLADKFLNDAAAHIKSSYGDDYYEKRAYKSKSKNAQEAHEAVRPTEAARTPNSIKQYLDPKQFKLYQLIWQRAVASQMANAKSDNTTVEITPENTPYTFTVKGSILTFKGFLEVYPTNTKDEILPPLEKGQEIEILKLESLQHFTEPPARYSEATLIKALEENGIGRPSTYAPTISTIITRGYVTKNQDKKLEPSDVAKLVNDVLVEHFPEIVDYQFTANLEDDLDEIALGHKQWVPTITAFYNKFNENLMQKEEELDKKKLTEEKSEEKCEKCGSDMVIKMGRFGKFLACTNYPECKNTKNLGSNGEPEEQKVSDEKCEKCDNPMAVKTGRFGKFLACTNYPECKNTKPIVKSTGVKCPKCGKGEIVEKKSRRGKTFFACDQYPNCENSYWSKPTGEKCPDSGDLLVFGPKGTAKCSDKECKYTAEIKEAAK